A genomic window from Chlorobium phaeobacteroides DSM 266 includes:
- a CDS encoding 6-pyruvoyl trahydropterin synthase family protein: MRISRKIEIDYGHTLPNSFSFCNQLHGHRGVIVATVEGKMIERTGGDEEGMVMDFKFLKEIMVEHIHDKLDHGFAVWKEDHEDLEFILKRNSRVLITDEPPTAECLAKWAFNQLRHRLPEGVLLREVRWYETPNNWADYDGIQ, from the coding sequence ATGCGCATTTCACGAAAAATCGAGATTGACTACGGCCATACGCTCCCGAACAGTTTCTCGTTCTGCAATCAACTGCATGGTCATCGCGGGGTGATTGTTGCTACCGTCGAGGGGAAAATGATTGAGCGGACAGGCGGTGATGAAGAGGGGATGGTTATGGATTTCAAGTTTCTGAAAGAGATCATGGTGGAGCATATCCACGACAAGCTCGATCATGGTTTTGCGGTGTGGAAAGAAGACCATGAAGATCTTGAGTTTATCCTGAAACGCAATTCACGGGTACTGATTACCGATGAACCGCCTACTGCAGAGTGCCTTGCAAAGTGGGCCTTCAATCAGTTACGGCACCGACTGCCTGAAGGCGTTCTTTTGAGAGAGGTGCGATGGTATGAAACCCCAAATAACTGGGCGGATTACGATGGTATCCAGTAA